Proteins co-encoded in one Stutzerimonas stutzeri genomic window:
- a CDS encoding MOSC domain-containing protein — translation MHLSSLYRFPLKSGSAEELTEARCDALGLVGDRRWMVVDAATGKFLTQRVLPRMALLSALWRGDSTLVLSAPGMEPLPVPVPDAQSVALGVLIWRESLQAPDAGDAAAEWLSRLLDRPCRLVHLPAHQGIQIDQDYAHPGEQTAFSDGFPFLLIGQRSLDDLSARVGQLLDTRRFRPNLVIAGAAPYAEDRWRRIRIGDMTFRVVKACSRCIIPTIDPLTGQQSPNREPLTTLLSYRKGDGGVFFGQNLIAEGTGALSVGMPVEVLE, via the coding sequence ATGCACCTGTCTTCGCTGTACCGCTTCCCTCTCAAGTCCGGTTCCGCTGAAGAGCTGACGGAGGCCCGATGCGACGCACTGGGCTTGGTCGGAGACCGCCGCTGGATGGTCGTCGACGCCGCGACCGGGAAGTTCCTGACGCAGCGTGTGTTACCGCGAATGGCATTGCTGAGCGCGTTATGGCGAGGCGACTCGACCCTGGTCCTGAGCGCGCCGGGCATGGAGCCGCTGCCGGTACCCGTCCCCGACGCGCAGAGCGTCGCGCTCGGAGTACTGATCTGGCGCGAAAGCTTGCAGGCGCCTGATGCGGGGGATGCCGCGGCGGAATGGCTTTCGCGGTTGCTCGATCGTCCTTGCCGGTTGGTGCATCTTCCCGCGCACCAGGGTATTCAGATCGACCAGGACTACGCTCACCCCGGTGAGCAGACGGCGTTCAGCGACGGCTTTCCGTTTCTGCTCATAGGTCAGCGCTCGCTCGACGATCTGTCCGCGCGCGTCGGGCAGTTGCTCGATACGAGGCGCTTCCGGCCGAACCTGGTGATCGCCGGTGCGGCGCCCTATGCCGAAGACCGGTGGCGGCGCATTCGTATCGGCGACATGACGTTTCGCGTGGTCAAGGCGTGTTCACGCTGCATCATCCCGACCATCGATCCGCTCACGGGCCAGCAGAGCCCCAACCGCGAACCCCTGACCACCTTGTTGAGCTATCGCAAAGGCGATGGCGGCGTGTTCTTCGGCCAGAATCTCATTGCCGAAGGTACCGGTGCGCTGAGCGTGGGGATGCCGGTCGAAGTGCTCGAATAG
- a CDS encoding transglycosylase SLT domain-containing protein has translation MRGRLSTLCFCLFSIAFTIETTQAASLQQQRQYYDEAKRALEKGDSGPYRRYAAQLRDYPLEPYLAYDELTARLKTASNAEVEKFLTEHGDLPQASWMKLRWLRLLAARGDWKPFVAHYDPKMNFTELDCLFGQYQFASGQTKQAYETAERLWLVGKSQHNACDALFDRWAAAGQLTESLRWQRTKLAVESGNYGLASFLAKSLPTLRAQGELMIDVAQKPQMLGQPGRFAPASPAMGDIVSIGLRRLARTDPEKALGLLDSYAKRLSFSTDEKVAIARQIGLTLAKRFDARALAVMADYDPELRDDTVSEWRARLLLRLGRWDDAHALTQRFPDALASTSRWRYWNARSLELAKPNDKQAALLYQPVADERDFYGFLSADRIHAPYKLNHQPLALDPKVVQKVRNTAGIRRAMEFHARGQIVDARREWYHVSRLFSRDELVAQARLAYDMEWYFPAIRTISQAKYWDDLDIRFPMAYRNSMVSAAKAREIHPSWVFAITRQESAFMADARSHVGATGLMQLMPATAKETARRFGIPLQSPQQALNPNVNIQLGAAYLSQIYGQFKGNRVLASAAYNAGPGRVRQWLKNAEHLPVDVWVENIPFDETRQYVQNVLTYSVIYGKKLNAPQPLVEWHERYFDGQ, from the coding sequence ATGCGCGGTCGACTCTCCACTCTCTGTTTCTGTCTTTTTTCCATCGCCTTTACCATCGAGACCACTCAAGCAGCCAGCCTCCAACAGCAACGCCAGTATTACGACGAAGCCAAGCGGGCCCTGGAAAAGGGCGACAGCGGCCCCTATCGGCGCTACGCAGCGCAACTGCGCGACTATCCACTTGAGCCTTATCTCGCATACGACGAGCTGACAGCCCGCTTGAAAACCGCCAGCAATGCCGAGGTCGAGAAATTCCTGACCGAGCACGGCGACCTGCCCCAGGCCAGCTGGATGAAGCTGCGCTGGCTACGCCTATTGGCAGCACGTGGCGATTGGAAGCCGTTCGTAGCGCACTACGATCCCAAGATGAACTTCACCGAGCTCGACTGCCTGTTCGGCCAGTACCAGTTCGCCAGCGGTCAGACGAAGCAAGCCTACGAGACCGCCGAAAGGCTCTGGTTGGTTGGCAAGTCGCAACACAACGCCTGCGATGCGCTGTTCGACCGCTGGGCAGCGGCCGGCCAGCTCACCGAGTCGCTGCGTTGGCAACGCACCAAGTTGGCCGTCGAGAGCGGCAACTATGGCCTCGCCAGTTTCCTGGCCAAAAGCTTGCCGACGCTCAGGGCGCAAGGCGAGTTGATGATCGACGTGGCGCAAAAACCACAGATGCTCGGACAGCCGGGTCGCTTCGCACCCGCGTCCCCCGCCATGGGCGATATCGTCTCGATCGGGTTGCGCCGCCTGGCGCGCACCGATCCGGAGAAAGCCCTTGGCTTGCTCGACAGCTACGCCAAGCGCCTGTCCTTCTCGACCGATGAGAAAGTTGCCATCGCGCGCCAGATCGGCCTTACCCTGGCCAAACGCTTCGATGCGCGGGCGTTGGCGGTCATGGCCGACTACGACCCCGAGCTGCGTGACGATACCGTCAGCGAATGGCGGGCGCGCCTGTTGCTGCGCCTGGGGCGCTGGGATGACGCCCACGCGCTGACGCAGCGGTTTCCCGATGCGCTTGCCAGCACCAGTCGCTGGCGTTACTGGAATGCGCGCAGCCTGGAGCTGGCCAAGCCCAACGACAAGCAAGCCGCCCTGCTCTACCAACCGGTGGCCGACGAGCGCGACTTCTACGGTTTCCTGTCGGCCGACCGTATTCATGCGCCTTACAAGCTCAACCATCAGCCACTCGCGCTCGACCCCAAAGTCGTGCAGAAAGTGCGCAACACCGCCGGCATCCGACGCGCCATGGAGTTTCATGCCCGCGGCCAGATCGTCGACGCTCGCCGCGAGTGGTATCACGTGAGCCGTCTGTTCAGCCGTGACGAGTTGGTTGCCCAGGCACGGCTCGCCTACGACATGGAGTGGTACTTTCCTGCTATCCGGACCATCAGCCAGGCGAAATACTGGGACGATCTCGATATTCGCTTTCCCATGGCATACCGCAACAGCATGGTGAGTGCGGCCAAAGCACGTGAAATCCATCCGAGCTGGGTGTTTGCGATCACGCGCCAGGAAAGCGCGTTCATGGCCGACGCCCGCTCGCACGTCGGCGCCACCGGGCTGATGCAGCTGATGCCCGCAACCGCGAAGGAAACGGCGAGGCGTTTTGGCATACCGCTGCAGTCGCCGCAGCAGGCGCTCAACCCCAACGTCAACATCCAGCTGGGCGCCGCCTACCTGAGCCAGATCTACGGGCAGTTCAAAGGCAACCGGGTGCTCGCCTCCGCCGCTTACAACGCCGGTCCCGGTCGTGTTCGTCAGTGGCTGAAGAATGCCGAACACCTGCCGGTCGACGTCTGGGTCGAAAACATCCCATTCGATGAAACCCGCCAGTACGTACAGAACGTATTGACCTACTCGGTCATCTACGGGAAGAAGCTCAACGCGCCGCAACCGCTGGTCGAATGGCACGAGCGCTATTTCGACGGTCAGTAA
- a CDS encoding ATP-binding cassette domain-containing protein, whose product MTLLKLTNVSLAYGNNPLLDGVSWQIARGERVCIIGRNGTGKSSMLSVVKGSQLPDDGEIWRAPGLKIGELPQELPLADERTVFDVVAEGLAGVGQLLADYHHLSQNIQNDADLDRLMHVQQELEAKDGWRLQQLVDSTLSRLQLPADKTLAELSGGWRRRVLLAQALVSEPDLLLLDEPTNHLDIGAIAWLEEALTGFNGAVLFITHDRAFLQNLATRILELDRGHMIDWNGDYASFLVHKEQQLAAEETANALFDKKLAQEEVWIRQGIKARRTRNEGRVRALKALRAERSERRERQGKANIQIDAAEKSGKQVIVVEHATFAHPGGEPLVRDFSMVLQRGDRIGLLGANGTGKTTLLKLLLGDLQPTSGTVEAGTRLEVAYFDQLRHQLELEKTVIDNVAEGRDFIVIDGQSRHVLSYLGDFLFSPQRARTPVKALSGGERARLLLAKLFSKPANLLVLDEPTNDLDVETLELLEEVLLGFDGTVLMVSHDRAFLDNVVTSTLVFEGNGVVREYVGGYQDWLRQGGSPRLLGVTESKETKETKAEAPASKPAAAVTEAAPAKKKLSYKVQRELEALPGKIDAVEKNIASLQTEIAQPTFYQQTAERTGETLARLEALQQELDELVERWAELED is encoded by the coding sequence ATGACCCTGCTCAAGTTGACCAACGTGTCCCTCGCCTATGGCAACAACCCATTGCTCGATGGTGTGTCCTGGCAGATAGCGCGGGGTGAGCGGGTCTGCATCATCGGCCGGAACGGGACCGGTAAGTCGAGCATGCTGAGCGTGGTCAAAGGTAGCCAGCTGCCGGACGACGGCGAGATATGGCGGGCACCCGGTCTGAAAATCGGGGAGTTGCCGCAGGAACTGCCTCTGGCTGACGAGCGCACGGTATTCGACGTGGTCGCCGAAGGCCTGGCCGGAGTCGGTCAGCTGTTGGCCGATTACCATCATCTCAGTCAGAACATCCAGAACGATGCCGACCTGGACAGGTTGATGCACGTCCAGCAGGAGCTTGAGGCGAAGGATGGTTGGCGCCTGCAGCAGTTGGTCGACAGCACGCTGAGTCGCTTGCAATTGCCCGCCGACAAAACCCTGGCTGAGCTCTCCGGCGGCTGGCGGCGACGTGTGCTGTTGGCTCAGGCGCTGGTGTCCGAGCCGGATCTGCTGCTGCTCGACGAGCCGACCAACCACCTGGACATCGGCGCCATCGCCTGGTTGGAAGAGGCGCTGACGGGCTTCAACGGTGCGGTCCTGTTCATCACCCACGATCGTGCATTTCTGCAGAACCTGGCAACGCGGATTCTCGAGCTGGATCGTGGCCACATGATCGACTGGAACGGCGATTACGCCAGTTTCCTGGTACACAAGGAGCAGCAGCTGGCGGCCGAAGAAACCGCCAACGCGCTGTTCGATAAGAAGCTCGCTCAGGAAGAGGTCTGGATCCGCCAAGGTATCAAGGCCCGTCGGACCCGCAACGAAGGCCGGGTGCGTGCGCTCAAGGCGTTGCGCGCCGAGCGCAGTGAGCGCCGCGAGCGTCAGGGCAAGGCCAACATTCAGATCGATGCGGCGGAAAAGTCCGGCAAGCAGGTCATCGTGGTCGAGCATGCGACCTTCGCGCACCCGGGCGGTGAGCCGCTCGTTCGCGACTTCTCGATGGTTTTGCAGCGTGGTGATCGGATCGGCCTGTTGGGTGCCAATGGCACCGGCAAGACGACACTGCTCAAGCTGCTGCTGGGCGATCTGCAGCCTACCAGCGGCACAGTCGAAGCCGGTACCCGTCTGGAAGTGGCGTATTTCGACCAGTTGCGTCACCAGCTGGAGCTGGAGAAGACGGTGATCGACAACGTCGCGGAGGGGCGCGATTTCATCGTCATCGATGGCCAGAGCCGGCACGTGCTGAGCTACCTGGGCGACTTCCTGTTCAGTCCGCAACGCGCGCGTACGCCGGTCAAAGCGCTTTCGGGAGGCGAGCGGGCACGCCTCTTGCTCGCCAAGCTGTTCAGCAAACCGGCGAACCTGCTGGTGCTCGATGAGCCGACCAACGATCTGGACGTGGAAACGCTCGAGTTGCTGGAAGAGGTGCTGCTCGGTTTCGATGGCACGGTATTGATGGTCAGCCACGATCGCGCCTTCCTCGATAACGTGGTGACCAGCACCTTGGTTTTCGAAGGCAATGGGGTGGTGCGTGAATATGTGGGCGGTTACCAGGACTGGCTCCGCCAGGGGGGATCACCCAGGTTGCTCGGCGTAACCGAGTCCAAGGAAACGAAGGAAACGAAAGCCGAGGCGCCAGCGAGCAAACCTGCGGCTGCGGTCACCGAAGCCGCGCCGGCGAAGAAGAAACTCAGCTACAAGGTCCAGCGCGAGCTGGAGGCGCTGCCTGGAAAAATAGACGCAGTCGAAAAAAACATCGCCTCGTTGCAAACCGAAATTGCGCAGCCGACGTTCTATCAGCAGACTGCGGAGCGTACTGGCGAAACGCTAGCTCGCCTCGAGGCACTGCAACAGGAGCTCGACGAATTAGTGGAGCGCTGGGCGGAGCTGGAGGACTGA
- a CDS encoding DUF6901 family protein: MAIDYRIVLDDEHEFSYRIELDRVYDDAAAAKAPKWTRLDHQQCNNCPLSRDHFSHCPAAVDLHQVIEDFQGLPAVKKAHVQVRTPEREYNKLVGLDEGLRALLGVIMATSACPVLGKLKPMAHQHLPFASNQEFVLRAVSLYLARQYFNLREGRHADWELRGLVRSFQQLQLVNQAFWQRIHDTCHGDSNLKAFLTFFSMASSLTYSLETQLRKIRPLVMSAGEGAELA, translated from the coding sequence ATGGCAATCGATTACCGCATCGTCCTGGATGACGAGCATGAGTTCAGCTACCGGATCGAGTTGGACCGTGTCTACGATGACGCCGCAGCCGCGAAGGCGCCGAAATGGACGCGGCTGGATCATCAGCAGTGCAACAATTGTCCGTTGAGTCGGGATCACTTCAGCCACTGCCCCGCTGCGGTCGACCTGCATCAGGTCATCGAGGATTTTCAGGGGCTGCCGGCGGTGAAGAAAGCGCACGTGCAAGTGCGCACGCCGGAGCGCGAGTACAACAAGCTGGTCGGGTTGGACGAGGGCCTGAGGGCGCTGCTCGGCGTGATCATGGCGACCAGCGCCTGCCCGGTTCTGGGCAAGCTCAAGCCGATGGCGCACCAGCATCTGCCGTTTGCAAGCAATCAGGAATTCGTGCTGCGCGCGGTCTCGCTGTACCTGGCCCGGCAATATTTCAACCTGCGCGAAGGGCGCCATGCAGACTGGGAACTCCGTGGGCTGGTGCGCTCGTTTCAGCAGCTGCAGCTGGTCAACCAGGCGTTCTGGCAGCGTATCCACGATACCTGTCACGGCGATTCCAACTTGAAGGCGTTCCTGACCTTCTTCTCCATGGCGTCGAGCCTGACCTACTCGCTGGAAACCCAGCTGAGGAAAATCCGGCCGCTGGTGATGAGTGCGGGCGAGGGGGCAGAGCTGGCCTGA
- a CDS encoding universal stress protein, translated as MTYQQILVAVDLTDECHPVVARAQALATATGAKLALVHVIEPMAMAFGGDVPMDLSMLQQQQFDQARERMNGFAERYPSLTAEQRHLAYGQPRQEVHRLANEQGCDLVVVGSHGRHGLALLLGSTANDILHGAPCDVLAVRLKKPE; from the coding sequence ATGACCTATCAACAGATTCTGGTCGCCGTCGACCTGACCGACGAGTGTCACCCGGTCGTCGCGCGAGCCCAGGCATTGGCTACCGCAACTGGCGCGAAATTGGCGTTAGTGCACGTCATCGAGCCAATGGCCATGGCATTCGGCGGCGATGTTCCGATGGACCTGTCGATGCTGCAACAGCAGCAATTCGATCAGGCCCGTGAGCGCATGAACGGCTTTGCCGAGCGCTATCCCAGCCTGACCGCAGAACAACGCCACCTGGCCTATGGGCAACCGCGCCAGGAGGTTCATCGCCTGGCCAATGAACAGGGCTGCGACCTGGTCGTGGTGGGCAGCCATGGACGTCACGGCCTGGCGTTGTTGCTCGGTTCCACCGCCAACGACATCCTTCACGGCGCGCCCTGCGACGTGCTCGCCGTGCGGCTGAAGAAACCCGAATAA
- a CDS encoding MFS transporter, with product MFLFANDYLLAWTIYGIAAVGCLLVCFRMTRPLWRWLREPLRLIVAVLLLTPTIVDPTRELFAPALAITALDLLFKVGNNAWRAVADLALYGLIAFALYAVLVAVRWPIERRLKQRQSAEQRDEDPRTLRERLEEDEDDDYRPAGRYQARTEPRL from the coding sequence ATGTTCCTATTCGCCAATGATTACCTGCTCGCCTGGACTATCTATGGGATTGCGGCGGTGGGCTGCCTGCTGGTGTGCTTCCGTATGACGCGGCCATTGTGGCGCTGGCTGCGTGAGCCGTTGCGGTTGATCGTAGCCGTGCTTCTGCTGACGCCGACCATCGTCGACCCGACGCGTGAGCTGTTCGCTCCAGCGCTGGCCATCACGGCGCTCGATCTGCTGTTCAAGGTCGGCAACAACGCCTGGCGTGCGGTTGCCGATCTGGCGTTGTATGGGTTGATTGCGTTCGCGCTATACGCCGTGCTGGTGGCGGTACGCTGGCCGATCGAACGTCGACTCAAGCAGCGCCAGTCGGCGGAGCAGCGCGATGAGGATCCACGCACCTTGCGTGAGCGGCTCGAAGAGGACGAGGACGATGATTATCGTCCCGCCGGCCGCTATCAGGCGCGGACCGAACCTCGGCTCTGA
- a CDS encoding class II glutamine amidotransferase: MCELLGMSANVPTDIHFSFTGLMQRGGRTGPHKDGWGIAFYEGRGLRLFQDPVASCESEVAKMVQHYLIKSEVVIGHIRHANVGKVSLVNTHPFVRELWGQHWCFAHNGQLADFQPAAGFYRPVGDTDSEAAFCDLLNRVRGDFPDRVAAEDLLPHLLEACAGYRGKGVFNCLLSNGEWLFSFCTTKLAHITRRAPFGPAQLKDAELAVDFTSETTPDDVVTVVATEPLTDNEQWDVHQPGEWTLWRLGECVARGRTE; encoded by the coding sequence ATGTGTGAACTGCTCGGCATGAGCGCCAACGTACCGACCGACATCCATTTCAGTTTCACAGGCCTGATGCAGCGCGGTGGCCGTACCGGTCCGCACAAGGATGGTTGGGGCATCGCCTTCTATGAAGGACGCGGTTTACGTCTGTTCCAGGACCCGGTGGCCAGTTGCGAGTCCGAAGTCGCCAAGATGGTGCAGCACTACCTGATCAAGAGCGAGGTAGTGATCGGCCATATCCGTCATGCCAATGTCGGCAAGGTCTCGCTGGTCAACACTCACCCCTTTGTCCGCGAGCTGTGGGGGCAGCATTGGTGTTTCGCCCATAACGGCCAGCTTGCCGATTTCCAGCCTGCTGCCGGCTTCTACCGGCCAGTCGGCGATACCGATAGCGAAGCGGCCTTCTGCGACCTGCTCAACCGCGTGCGCGGCGATTTCCCGGATCGCGTCGCAGCCGAGGACCTGTTGCCGCACCTGCTCGAAGCCTGTGCCGGCTATCGAGGCAAGGGTGTGTTCAATTGCTTGCTGAGCAATGGCGAGTGGTTGTTCAGCTTCTGCACGACCAAGCTGGCGCATATCACGCGCCGCGCTCCCTTCGGGCCTGCCCAATTGAAAGACGCCGAGCTGGCGGTGGACTTCACCTCCGAGACGACGCCGGACGATGTCGTGACCGTCGTGGCCACCGAGCCATTGACTGACAACGAGCAGTGGGACGTTCATCAGCCGGGCGAGTGGACACTCTGGCGGCTGGGCGAGTGCGTCGCGCGCGGACGGACCGAATAA
- a CDS encoding DUF2937 family protein, translated as MLRSYVRLALFALGLLIGVQVPGFIEAYARHVEARRLEAQQGLEGFQETAGRFFKGDLNALVEHYRASEDPVIQSDARSVSALVERVRLLEWEWRIMQGPWYAQAWHVLLGADGDLRRQVWSGYRFQVLLAPEAIAWGIACALLLAWVAECLYLMLRNLLFPHRRARSRRVSRTGRPGGTP; from the coding sequence ATGCTGCGTAGCTATGTGCGCCTGGCCCTGTTTGCCCTTGGCTTGTTGATCGGCGTACAGGTGCCGGGCTTCATCGAGGCGTATGCACGTCACGTCGAAGCGCGTCGGCTCGAGGCGCAACAAGGCCTGGAAGGTTTTCAGGAAACCGCTGGGCGCTTCTTCAAAGGCGATCTCAATGCGCTGGTCGAGCACTATCGGGCCAGCGAGGATCCCGTCATACAGAGCGATGCACGCAGCGTCTCGGCGCTGGTCGAGCGCGTCCGTTTGCTTGAGTGGGAATGGCGGATCATGCAGGGGCCCTGGTACGCGCAAGCCTGGCATGTGTTGCTAGGGGCAGATGGCGATCTCCGGCGCCAGGTCTGGAGCGGCTATCGCTTCCAGGTCCTGTTGGCTCCGGAAGCGATCGCCTGGGGCATAGCCTGCGCGTTGCTGCTGGCGTGGGTCGCCGAATGCCTCTACTTGATGCTGCGCAACCTGCTGTTCCCGCATCGCCGGGCGCGCAGCCGCCGCGTTTCTCGCACCGGCCGCCCGGGCGGTACGCCGTAA
- a CDS encoding vWA domain-containing protein, whose protein sequence is MLLGLFNEMRAAKVPVSVRELLDLINALKHNVVFADMDEFYYLSRAILVKDERHFDKFDRAFGAYFKGLENLDQHIEALIPEEWLRKEFERSLSDEERAKIESLGGLDKLIEEFKKRLEEQKEKHAGGNKWIGTGGTSPFGSGGYNPEGIRIGDAGKRQGKAVKVWDQREYKNLDDQVELGTRNIKVALRRLRKFARQGAQDELDLDGTIDHTARDGGLLNIQMRPERRNAVKLLILFDIGGSMDAHVKVCEELFSACKTEFKHLEYFYFHNFIYESVWKNNFRRTSERTSTLDLLHKYGADYKVVFVGDAAMAPYEVTQPGGSVEHWNEEAGYVWMQRFMEKYKKLIWINPYPKDTWGYTTSTGIIRELVEDRMYPLTLSGLEDGMKFLAK, encoded by the coding sequence ATGCTGCTTGGCCTGTTCAATGAGATGCGCGCCGCCAAGGTTCCGGTGTCGGTGCGCGAGCTGCTCGACCTGATCAACGCGCTGAAACACAACGTCGTGTTCGCCGACATGGACGAGTTCTACTACCTGTCCCGGGCCATTCTGGTGAAGGACGAGCGCCACTTCGACAAGTTCGATCGGGCCTTCGGCGCCTATTTCAAAGGGCTGGAGAACCTTGACCAGCATATCGAGGCGCTGATTCCCGAAGAGTGGTTGCGCAAGGAGTTCGAGCGCTCGCTGAGCGACGAAGAACGCGCCAAGATCGAGTCGCTCGGCGGGCTGGACAAACTGATCGAGGAATTCAAGAAGCGCCTCGAAGAGCAGAAGGAAAAGCACGCTGGCGGCAACAAGTGGATCGGCACCGGCGGCACCAGCCCGTTCGGCTCGGGGGGCTACAACCCTGAGGGAATCCGCATCGGTGACGCTGGCAAGCGCCAGGGCAAGGCGGTCAAGGTCTGGGACCAGCGCGAATACAAGAACCTGGACGATCAGGTCGAGTTGGGGACGCGCAACATCAAGGTCGCCTTGCGGCGGCTGCGCAAGTTTGCCCGCCAAGGGGCGCAGGACGAGCTGGACCTGGACGGAACCATCGATCACACCGCTCGCGACGGCGGCTTGCTGAACATCCAGATGCGTCCCGAACGGCGCAATGCGGTGAAGCTGCTGATCCTGTTCGACATCGGCGGCTCGATGGACGCCCACGTGAAGGTGTGCGAAGAACTCTTTTCCGCCTGCAAGACGGAATTCAAGCACCTCGAATATTTCTACTTTCACAACTTCATCTACGAATCGGTCTGGAAGAACAACTTCCGCCGCACCTCCGAGCGCACCTCGACGCTCGACCTGCTGCACAAGTACGGGGCCGATTACAAAGTGGTGTTCGTGGGCGACGCGGCCATGGCGCCCTACGAGGTGACCCAGCCCGGCGGCAGTGTCGAGCACTGGAACGAAGAAGCAGGTTACGTCTGGATGCAACGCTTCATGGAAAAATACAAGAAGCTCATCTGGATCAATCCCTATCCCAAGGACACCTGGGGCTACACCACCTCGACCGGCATCATCCGCGAACTGGTGGAGGACCGCATGTATCCGCTGACGCTGAGCGGCCTGGAAGACGGGATGAAGTTTCTGGCGAAGTAA
- a CDS encoding GFA family protein, protein MQTHTGSCLCGVVRYRIDAPINELTHCHCKMCRKAHGAAFASYASVPLEAFHFLSGKDQLGVFHSSEHVTRTFCIRCGANLQFVDNREHELGVAAGTLDSPLPVPPQEHIFVDSKADWYEIRDGLPTHSEDR, encoded by the coding sequence ATGCAAACGCATACCGGTAGTTGCCTCTGTGGCGTCGTGCGCTATCGCATCGACGCACCGATCAACGAGCTGACCCATTGCCACTGCAAGATGTGTCGCAAGGCACACGGTGCAGCATTTGCCAGCTATGCGAGCGTCCCGCTGGAAGCGTTTCACTTCCTGTCGGGCAAGGACCAGCTAGGCGTTTTCCATTCTTCCGAGCATGTCACGCGGACGTTCTGCATTCGTTGCGGCGCCAATCTGCAATTCGTCGACAATCGCGAGCACGAGTTGGGCGTCGCCGCCGGCACGCTCGACTCCCCCCTCCCCGTTCCGCCACAAGAGCACATCTTCGTGGACTCCAAAGCGGACTGGTACGAGATCCGCGACGGTCTTCCAACGCACAGCGAAGACCGCTGA
- a CDS encoding AAA family ATPase — protein sequence MKFEGTQSYVATDDLKLAVNAAITLERPLLVKGEPGTGKTMLAEQLAESFGAKLITWHIKSTTKAHQGLYEYDAVSRLRDSQLDSDRVHDVRNYIKKGKLWEAFESEQRVILLIDEIDKADIEFPNDLLQELDKMEFYVYETNETIKAKQRPIIIITSNNEKELPDAFLRRCFFHYIAFPDRETLQKIVDVHYPNIKKDLVAEALDVFFDVRKVPGLKKKPSTSELVDWLKLLMADNIGEAVLRERDPTRAIPPLAGALVKNEQDVQLLERLAFMSRRASR from the coding sequence ATGAAGTTCGAAGGTACCCAGTCCTACGTCGCCACCGATGACCTGAAGCTCGCGGTTAACGCGGCCATCACGCTGGAGCGCCCGCTGCTGGTCAAAGGCGAGCCGGGCACAGGCAAGACCATGCTCGCCGAGCAGCTGGCCGAGTCCTTCGGAGCGAAACTGATCACCTGGCACATCAAGTCCACCACCAAGGCACATCAGGGCCTCTACGAGTACGACGCGGTCAGCCGGCTGCGGGATTCGCAACTCGATTCCGACCGCGTGCATGACGTACGTAACTACATCAAGAAGGGCAAGCTGTGGGAGGCCTTCGAATCCGAACAGCGGGTCATCCTGCTGATCGACGAAATCGACAAGGCCGACATCGAGTTTCCCAACGACCTGCTGCAGGAACTCGACAAGATGGAGTTCTACGTCTACGAGACCAACGAAACCATCAAGGCCAAGCAGCGCCCGATCATCATCATCACCTCCAACAACGAGAAGGAACTGCCCGACGCCTTCCTGCGTCGCTGTTTCTTCCACTACATCGCGTTTCCCGATCGCGAAACCTTGCAGAAGATCGTCGACGTGCACTATCCAAACATCAAGAAAGATCTGGTCGCCGAAGCGCTCGATGTGTTCTTTGACGTGCGCAAGGTCCCTGGCCTGAAGAAGAAGCCGTCCACCAGCGAGCTCGTCGATTGGCTGAAGCTGTTGATGGCCGACAACATTGGCGAGGCGGTGCTGCGTGAACGTGATCCGACCCGCGCCATTCCGCCGTTGGCCGGCGCCCTGGTGAAGAACGAGCAGGATGTGCAGTTGCTTGAACGTCTGGCGTTCATGAGTCGTCGCGCCAGTCGCTGA